A single window of Vibrio alfacsensis DNA harbors:
- a CDS encoding aspartate aminotransferase family protein has translation MTMENKVERGLFDEVMVPCYNPMEMIPVKGKGSRVWDQDGNEYIDFAGGIAVSCLGHCHPVMVNALTEQGNKLWHLSNVMTNEPALRLAKKLTEVSFAERVFFANSGAEANEAALKLARRYAADVHGQEKSEIIAFKQGFHGRTFFTVTVGGQAAYSDGFGPKPGDVTHLPYNDIEALQSHISDRTCAIMMEPLQGEGGIIPPTPEFAQAVRELCDKHNALLIFDEVQTGNGRTGHFYAYQGLGITPDILSTAKSLGGGFPIGAMLTTAKLAEHMKVGTHGSTYGGNPLACAVAEAVVEEVSKPETLAGVLEREALFREGLEKINTKYNIFSEVRGKGLLLGAALNDEWQGRARDVLVAAGKQGLMVLVAGANVVRFTPSLVITQQEIEEGLAKLDKAISTLV, from the coding sequence ATGACGATGGAAAATAAAGTAGAGCGCGGTTTATTTGATGAGGTCATGGTGCCTTGTTATAACCCGATGGAAATGATTCCAGTAAAAGGAAAGGGTTCACGAGTTTGGGACCAAGATGGCAATGAATACATCGATTTTGCCGGTGGCATTGCGGTGAGTTGCCTTGGACATTGTCATCCTGTCATGGTGAATGCGTTGACTGAACAAGGCAATAAGCTTTGGCACCTAAGTAATGTCATGACCAATGAACCAGCACTACGACTTGCCAAAAAGCTAACCGAAGTCAGCTTTGCTGAGCGTGTTTTTTTCGCTAATTCTGGCGCTGAAGCGAATGAGGCTGCATTAAAACTTGCCCGTCGTTATGCCGCAGATGTTCATGGTCAAGAAAAGTCTGAAATCATTGCATTTAAACAAGGTTTCCATGGTCGTACGTTTTTTACGGTAACCGTTGGCGGTCAAGCGGCATACTCGGATGGTTTTGGACCTAAGCCAGGTGATGTTACGCATTTGCCTTACAATGACATTGAAGCGCTGCAATCGCACATTTCAGATCGCACTTGTGCGATTATGATGGAGCCGCTACAAGGTGAGGGCGGTATCATTCCACCTACACCAGAGTTTGCTCAAGCGGTCCGTGAATTGTGTGATAAGCACAATGCTTTACTTATCTTTGATGAAGTTCAAACGGGTAATGGTCGTACTGGTCACTTTTATGCATATCAAGGTCTGGGTATCACACCAGATATCTTAAGTACCGCGAAATCACTTGGTGGTGGTTTCCCTATTGGTGCGATGTTAACAACTGCAAAGCTGGCGGAACACATGAAAGTCGGCACTCACGGGTCTACTTACGGTGGTAACCCACTGGCTTGTGCCGTTGCTGAGGCGGTGGTTGAGGAAGTCAGCAAGCCTGAAACGTTAGCCGGTGTCCTTGAGCGTGAAGCGCTATTCCGTGAGGGGCTAGAGAAGATTAATACGAAGTACAATATCTTTTCTGAGGTGCGTGGCAAAGGTCTCCTATTAGGTGCTGCGCTGAATGATGAATGGCAGGGGCGTGCTCGAGACGTACTAGTCGCTGCTGGTAAACAAGGTCTCATGGTATTGGTTGCGGGTGCCAATGTCGTACGTTTCACTCCATCACTCGTGATCACACAACAAGAAATCGAAGAAGGCTTGGCAAAACTGGATAAAGCCATATCGACGTTAGTTTAA
- the astA gene encoding arginine N-succinyltransferase, producing the protein MLVVRPIAMSDYDALHTCAVESGHGFTSLPVNEELLTNRITHSEYSFAKPDVKEAGDEGYLMVGFDSETGEVAGTTGIEASIGWDVPFYSYHISKVVHSSPKLGVNNVVKLLTFGNNYTGNSEICTLFLREKFRGGLNGRLMSKCRFLMMAEHPERFSETIFAEMRGVSDDQGNSPFWQWLQEHFFSIDFTLADYLTGIGKKGFIADLMPKLPIYVNLLSPEAQAVIGKVHDNTRPALKLLENEGFTNRGYVDIFDGGPTVECDLRNIESVRHSFRAQVRIAPHTSTQDFLMCNSSFADFRAAAAKAAYDAETHSVVIAPELAEALLVKDGDFIRLLPQ; encoded by the coding sequence ATGCTAGTTGTTCGGCCTATCGCAATGTCGGATTATGATGCGCTGCACACTTGTGCGGTGGAATCAGGTCATGGATTTACATCTCTGCCGGTTAATGAAGAGTTATTAACCAATCGAATTACACACTCAGAGTACAGCTTTGCTAAACCAGACGTAAAAGAGGCGGGGGATGAGGGCTACCTTATGGTCGGCTTTGATTCTGAAACCGGAGAGGTCGCGGGTACGACGGGGATTGAAGCTTCGATCGGATGGGACGTACCGTTTTACTCTTACCACATCAGTAAAGTCGTTCACTCATCGCCAAAGCTCGGCGTCAATAACGTTGTAAAGCTACTGACGTTTGGTAACAACTACACGGGCAATAGCGAAATATGTACCTTGTTTTTGCGCGAGAAGTTCCGTGGTGGTTTGAATGGCCGTTTAATGTCCAAATGCCGTTTTTTAATGATGGCTGAGCACCCTGAACGTTTCTCTGAAACCATTTTTGCAGAGATGCGTGGCGTATCCGACGACCAAGGTAATTCACCATTCTGGCAGTGGCTACAAGAACACTTCTTCTCTATTGATTTCACTCTGGCAGACTATTTAACGGGGATTGGTAAAAAAGGCTTCATTGCTGACTTGATGCCAAAGCTGCCGATTTATGTCAATTTGTTGAGTCCAGAAGCACAAGCTGTCATCGGTAAAGTGCATGACAACACTCGCCCGGCGCTCAAGTTACTTGAAAATGAAGGGTTCACAAATCGCGGTTACGTGGACATTTTCGATGGTGGTCCAACCGTAGAATGTGATTTACGAAATATTGAGTCGGTACGCCACTCATTCCGAGCTCAAGTGAGAATTGCACCGCACACGAGCACACAAGACTTTTTGATGTGCAATTCATCATTTGCAGATTTTCGAGCCGCAGCGGCAAAGGCGGCGTATGACGCTGAGACACATAGCGTCGTAATTGCGCCTGAATTGGCGGAAGCGCTTTTGGTTAAGGACGGAGATTTTATCCGTCTTCTTCCACAGTAA